The nucleotide sequence TATAGCTACTCGCAACCTGATTCATCCGATCACACTGAAAGGTACTCGATGGACACTGCGGAGAGAGAACTAGAAGCGTTGATACTTATGGATGAAGCTGAGAGTACACCGAACAATGCTGAGTCGAGGCAATATCCACCTCAACCTGAGGTTGAGCATGGATTCCCCAAGCAATGCTATTGTGGTGCGCAACCAATACTATCCAACTGCTACAACAGAAGGTTTGTGATTTTAACTGTTATGATAACTCTATTAAGTATTACTAGATATTATAACTCTGTTACATGTTGCAGGTTCTTCACATGTCCAAATGTCGATGATGGAGAGATGCATATACACAAGTGGTGGGATGTTGCTGTAATGGAGGAGCTGAGAGACAATGATAGACGATATGAAGTTCTAGCTGAGAAGGTAGATTACTTGACCTTATTCAATGAGTATGAATCGGACATCATTCAGGTAAGAGATCAGTGTTACGCAACTGAACAGAAGATGGGTACTTTAGAGAATGTAGTTTATGAGCTACGTAATGAAAATAGGCTTAGAAATGT is from Camelina sativa cultivar DH55 chromosome 20, Cs, whole genome shotgun sequence and encodes:
- the LOC109131141 gene encoding uncharacterized protein LOC109131141, coding for MGQDYSYSQPDSSDHTERYSMDTAERELEALILMDEAESTPNNAESRQYPPQPEVEHGFPKQCYCGAQPILSNCYNRRFFTCPNVDDGEMHIHKWWDVAVMEELRDNDRRYEVLAEKVDYLTLFNEYESDIIQVRDQCYATEQKMGTLENVVYELRNENRLRNVNDLLVVGVMVIFACLLGILFMYT